The DNA region CGACACCCGCGGACATCGTCGCAGAGGCAGTGGGCAGTGTGCCGGGGGTGGCAGGTTTGCACTCGGGCATGTTCGGGGAGGTCGGCACGTATCTACCCGGACGTCGGGTCTCGGGTGTCCGGTTGTCCGAGGGCGTCACCGAAGTGCACGTGACGTTGCACTTCGGTGCCCCGGTCCGTCAGACTGCGGCCCAGATCCGGGACGTGGTAGCGACCATGGTCGGCGGCAGGGTCGACGTCACCGTCGAAGACGTCGTAGCACCCGGATACGAACTGGACACCGAGGGATCATCCCGAGCTTGACCTGCGGGTGCTTCTCGGACCGAGCCTATGTCCGGGGCGGTGCGCCCGACACATGTGACACAGACACTCGCCGTCGCAGATGTACTGCGAGGGAACGAATTTGGAGGTTCGAATGACCACATCCAGCTTGGGACTGATTGCGGGGCTGTTGCTCGGGGTGGCGGCCGCAGCTGGCGGCTTCACCGGCTTTCTGGTCGCTCTTATACTCGGGACCGCGGGGTTTCTGATCGGCGGTCAGCGTGATGGCGAGTTCGATCTCACGACGGTCCTCCGAGGACGCGGTCGTGGATAACGTTCCAGACCGCGCCGGCGCATCAGTCGGCGCCGATTCCGACCCCGGCGAACGGGGTGCTCTGACCGTACGCGACAAGGTCGCCCAGCGAATCGCGATGCAGGCCGCCGTGGACACCCCCGGGGTCCAGCGCCACGCCGCCGGCCTGGACAAGCTCACCGGTCGCGAACTGCCGCGCGTTCGCGTCGATATCTCTGCCACCCGAGTGCGCGCCCACTTGACCATCGCGGTGACCTGGCCGCAGTCGCTGACAGACGTTGGAAATGCGGTCCAGCGCAATGTTTCCCAGGCTCTGACCGACTCCTCGGGATTTCAGGTCGACGGCGTTGACGTCGCGATCGAAACCCTGGTCGCCGCCGCCGACGAACACTCCAGGACAGTGCTGTGACCGCCGCGCCGGAACAGACCCAACCCCTCGAGCAGGCATCTCGACAGGCCGCGTTGCCCGCGGCGGGTGTCGCGCCGGTCGCCGCCCCGGCCGCCGGTTATGCCGGCGCTCTGATCGCTCTCGTCATGCTGGGGGTCGGTGTGGTTGCGCTTCGGGACGGCGCTGTGTCGGCCGGATGGCTCGACGGACGCCCGTTCACCACCACCGCCGTCGGCTGGATTGACGGATTGACGTTCGCCTGGTGGATGTATCCCGTCGGTATCGTCTCGATTCTGCTGGGCGCGTGGTTGGTATCCGCGGCGCTGCGTCCACGGCGCCGGACCGCAGTGGCCGTCACCGCGCGCAGCAGCATCTGGATGCGACCCGCCGACCTCGCTCGGTTGGCATCCAGCGCCGCCGAGACGGTACCCGGTGTACTCGACGCCAATTCAAAGGCGACGCTGCACAGCATCACCGTCACCGCCCATGCCACCTCGGGCGATAGCGCCGGTCGGATCAAGAGTGCGGTCACCGAAGCCGTCCGCGACGCCACCGCGATCGTGAGTGCATCGCCCAGAATCCGTGTTCGCACCCGCAGACGAGGCGCGTAGATGACCCGCTCGGTGACAGGCCTCGACCGGTTCGCCGCTCTCGGCCTGGGACTGCTTTTGATCGCCGTGGGTGCCGGGCTCTTCGTGTGGAATACGAACTGGATTCCCGGCACCCCGCAGATGATCTCCGCCCCTGGACTTTCCACGGCTTCCGGCACCGGTTGGTGGCCGTGGGCTGTGGCGGGCGTGGGCCTAGTTCTCACGATTACCGCCCTGCGTTGGCTGTTTGCGCACTCGCCCAAGGCCAGGGTCAAGTCACTGCGCGTCGTCGCGAATGACCTCGGGACAGTCACGGCCGATCTCGGCGAGGTGGCCACCGCCGCGGCCAACGCTCTCGAACGGTGCCCCGATGCGCACTCGGCCAAGGGTAAAGCCGTCATCGACAGAGGCGTCCGGGTCATCGATCTCACAGTCACCGCGCACTCACCGTCAACGCTGGCTGAACTCACGGAATCGATCGACACAGTCCATAGTCAGATCGCTGCCGTCCTGGGCGACACCACCGTCGCCACCCGGACCGTCATCAATCTCGACAAGACTTCTCGTCGTGCGAACGTCAGTTAATGGCGCGTGGTGTCGAAGCCTCCTCGCGGGTTGTGAAATGAGCGGTTCGTCGAGTTTTCGCATTAACTCGCGTGCATGCGTTTAGCCGATTGACGACCGGGAAAGTTCCGACTGCGGCGCGCTGCAGCGCATGAGGGGTGTAGCTGACAGCGCGCCGCTTCGGCTTGGCAGGTCCTTCGCTGCGCTGTGAAGGTGGCAAACGCCGGGGATTGCGGCTCAGCTGCGAGCCCACAGGCCGGCCGTCGAATTGAGCATGAATGTCGCGGACGGTCACGATGAACGAAAGGTGATCGCGCTACTAACAATGGGCCAACAACTTCGGTCCTGCCGACGATGTTCCCAGGTCGTCGGGTTCAACGAATCGTGATGCCGGGCGAGTGCGTTCTGCACGCTCTACCGTTGGAACTCAGTTCGAGTTCGTTGATCAGATGGGGTCACGGTGTCCAAACCCAGGAGAACGGCGCCCGATGACGGCGCCTTGGCGTTCGCGCTGGCCGCCACGGCATGCCCGCTTTTGAGCCGGATCGAGGCCGACCGCATATACATCGCGATCGGTGTCGGGGACACCTTCGAGGCGATCGATGCTCTGATCACCGTCATCGCGCGGGACTGCATCCCGCTTGGCGAGGACCTCGTGGCCACCATTGCGGCCTGGCTGGACTGCTATGGCGGCCAAGCCGCGGAACCGCGGCTACGTCAACTCCTGGCTGGTGTCGAAAGCGTTACGACGCAACAGGTATTGCCGTTCGAGCGGCAATTCGGCGATGCGACGACCAACTACCAGCAGTCCGGTTAGACAATCACTCGACGCGACACCGGATGTGGAATCTGTCGCGCTTTTTGCTTCTGACGCCACGGTTGATGTGGAGGTAATCAGGTCCCGGTCGGGGGCGATCACCGCCGAACGCGGTCCATGGTTTCCCGAACGATGTCATCGGTCAACGGGGGCAGCGCCCGGACCGGCTCCGCAACGAGAACCGAGCCGTCGCGAACCAGTTCCACTTCGGTCGGCGCTGGTTCGATCTCGATGCGTCCGTCATGCTCTGTGATTTCGACCTGCTGGTGTCCGCGCACACCGAGACGATCGCGAATCCGCTTGGGGATCACCAGACATCCCGCCGGATCGTTCTCATGGCTTTGAAGCTACCGGTTCCCGCAAGGTCGCCGCACTGGCAGTAGCGGCCCAGGTCTAACGCAGCCCGCCGCGGATGCCGGTGTGCCAGCCGCTGTTGAACCCGGGCGCGCGCGTGCCGCGTGGCCTGGTCGGCACGGCCTTCATCGATTCCTTCACCTCGCCGTGGGCGTGCACGTCGCCGATGTCGGTGCCGCGCACCTCACCCCATGTCGCGTCGTGGCGGACGCCGCCTTGTGACGACGACGCAGCCTGGCGACTGCTCACCCGGGGGTCGGCGCCGAACTCGGTGACGTCGGCTTGGGCGGTTCCGGCGCTGACGCCGATGAAGACGGCTGACGCGGCGACGACGATCGCACCGATCCCGCCGAGTTTGGTCACCGCGCGGGTGGTGGTCGTGGCCATTTCTGGGAGTCTCCTGAATAGTCGCTGGCAGAATGCTGTTGATCACCTGGTTGCCCAGCACCATAACAAGCGACGTACGACGTGTCTGCGGTCCCGTCGAAAAAGCAGGATCAGGAACGACTTTCGACGGCCGAGCCGCCCCTACTGCAGGCGGCGCTTGATCCGCGAAAGCATCGCTGACATGCCACGCAGCCGCAGCGGGCTGATCAGCGCCGCCAGACCCAGGTCGCTGTAGAAGTCGTCGGGGACCGCGAGGATGTCCGCCGCCGACTGCCCGTCGAGGCCGGTAGCCAGGATCGAGGCGAAGCCGCGGGTGGTCGGGGCCTCGGCGGGCGCGCTGAAGAACAGCCGCACATGGGAGCGGTCCGCGGCGTCGACGTGCAGGAACAGCGGCGACTGGCATTCGGGCACGGGTTCCATCGCCGCCTCTTCGAGGTCGGCGGGCAGATCGGGGAGGTCGTTGGCGAATTCCAGCAGCATGGCCAGCTTGTCCTGGCCTTCGACCTCCTGGAAGTCGGAGACCACCTCGGCCAACGGAGCCGGCAGGGTCACGGAGCCGAACCCGGCTCTTCCCCGACGGCGACCGGCACCCGTACCGCGTTGCCCCATTCGGTCCAGGAGCCGTCGTAGTTGCGCACGTTGGGATACCCGAGCAGATGCGTCAGCACGAACCAGGTGTGGCTGGAGCGCTCGCCGATGCGGCAGTAGACGACGGTGTCATCGTCGGCGGACAGGTAGCCGTAGAGGTCGTCGAGTTCGGCGCGGCTGCGGAACTTGCCGTTGTCCAGCGCGGCCTTGGCCCACGGGATCGACACGGCGGTCGGGATGTGGCCGCCGCGCAACGCGCCCTCTTCGGGGTAGTCGGGCATGTGGGTGCGCTCGCCGGTGTACTCCTGCGGGGACCGTACGTCGATCAGCGGCTGGGAACCCAGGACCGACAGAACGTCCTCTTTGAATGCCCGGATCGGGGCGTCGTTGCGCTCCACGACGGGATAACCCTCGGTCTGCTTGGACGGCACGTCGAGGTTGGTGTCGCGGCCGTCGGAGATCCACAGGTTGCGGCCACCGTCGAGCAGGCGGACGTCGGGGTGGCCGAACAGCGTGAACACCCACAGCGCGTAGGCCGCCCACCAGTTGCTCTTGTCGCCGTAGATGACGACGGTGTCGTCGCGCGAGATGCCCTTGCGGTTCATCAGGTCGGCGAACTGCTCGCCGGTGATGTAGTCACGCACGTGGGCGTCGTTGAGGTCGGTGTGCCAGTCGATCTTGACCGCACCGGGGATGTGGCCGGTGTCGTAGAGCAGCACGTCTTCGTCGGATTCGACGATCGCCAGGCCCGGCCGGCCCAGGTTTCCGGAGAGCCAGTCGGCGGTGACCAGGCGTTCAGGGTGGGCGTAGGACTGCAGTGTGGGGCTGGGATCAGCAGGTAGCGGCACGCGGCAAGCCTACCGTCGTTGCCGCGAGCCTCCGAAGCCGCCGAGATTTTTTCGCCGGACACGTTTCATCTCCGAGGGTGTGGGTACGTGGGGCTAGCAC from Mycobacterium sp. DL includes:
- a CDS encoding DUF6286 domain-containing protein, whose amino-acid sequence is MTAAPEQTQPLEQASRQAALPAAGVAPVAAPAAGYAGALIALVMLGVGVVALRDGAVSAGWLDGRPFTTTAVGWIDGLTFAWWMYPVGIVSILLGAWLVSAALRPRRRTAVAVTARSSIWMRPADLARLASSAAETVPGVLDANSKATLHSITVTAHATSGDSAGRIKSAVTEAVRDATAIVSASPRIRVRTRRRGA
- a CDS encoding SufE family protein, producing MGQRGTGAGRRRGRAGFGSVTLPAPLAEVVSDFQEVEGQDKLAMLLEFANDLPDLPADLEEAAMEPVPECQSPLFLHVDAADRSHVRLFFSAPAEAPTTRGFASILATGLDGQSAADILAVPDDFYSDLGLAALISPLRLRGMSAMLSRIKRRLQ
- a CDS encoding alkaline shock response membrane anchor protein AmaP, with product MTRSVTGLDRFAALGLGLLLIAVGAGLFVWNTNWIPGTPQMISAPGLSTASGTGWWPWAVAGVGLVLTITALRWLFAHSPKARVKSLRVVANDLGTVTADLGEVATAAANALERCPDAHSAKGKAVIDRGVRVIDLTVTAHSPSTLAELTESIDTVHSQIAAVLGDTTVATRTVINLDKTSRRANVS
- a CDS encoding Asp23/Gls24 family envelope stress response protein; translation: MDNVPDRAGASVGADSDPGERGALTVRDKVAQRIAMQAAVDTPGVQRHAAGLDKLTGRELPRVRVDISATRVRAHLTIAVTWPQSLTDVGNAVQRNVSQALTDSSGFQVDGVDVAIETLVAAADEHSRTVL
- a CDS encoding Asp23/Gls24 family envelope stress response protein; translation: MAEQPGKQQTATPADIVAEAVGSVPGVAGLHSGMFGEVGTYLPGRRVSGVRLSEGVTEVHVTLHFGAPVRQTAAQIRDVVATMVGGRVDVTVEDVVAPGYELDTEGSSRA
- a CDS encoding AbrB/MazE/SpoVT family DNA-binding domain-containing protein, with the translated sequence MVIPKRIRDRLGVRGHQQVEITEHDGRIEIEPAPTEVELVRDGSVLVAEPVRALPPLTDDIVRETMDRVRR
- a CDS encoding sulfurtransferase; its protein translation is MPLPADPSPTLQSYAHPERLVTADWLSGNLGRPGLAIVESDEDVLLYDTGHIPGAVKIDWHTDLNDAHVRDYITGEQFADLMNRKGISRDDTVVIYGDKSNWWAAYALWVFTLFGHPDVRLLDGGRNLWISDGRDTNLDVPSKQTEGYPVVERNDAPIRAFKEDVLSVLGSQPLIDVRSPQEYTGERTHMPDYPEEGALRGGHIPTAVSIPWAKAALDNGKFRSRAELDDLYGYLSADDDTVVYCRIGERSSHTWFVLTHLLGYPNVRNYDGSWTEWGNAVRVPVAVGEEPGSAP